A genomic region of Sander lucioperca isolate FBNREF2018 chromosome 6, SLUC_FBN_1.2, whole genome shotgun sequence contains the following coding sequences:
- the si:ch211-236d3.4 gene encoding protein FAM107B isoform X1, translated as MDLDQTDREGMVKSASAYADLQQHRSEGGVHRKASPASCSVPQPDYLQGDEDDDIIKPKKLVNPVKASKSHQELHRELMTSYKRGGTSVEMKPELQRVLESRKRDQLIKQRKQEEEARRKISPLEAELQKRHQKLDEMDKEQQKQREENLKAPEFVKVKKNLRRTSFPKEEKEV; from the exons ATGGATCTGgatcagacagacagggagggcATGGTGAAGTCCG CCTCGGCATATGCAGACCTGCAGCAGCACCGGTCTGAGGGCGGCGTCCACAGGAAGGCGTCCCCGGCGTCCTGCTCCGTCCCGCAGCCAGACTACCTGCAGGGAGACGAGGACGATGACATCATCAAACCCAAAAAACTGGTGAACCCGGTGAAAGCTTCCAAGAGTCACCAGGAGCTGCACCGGGAGCTGATGACCAGCTACAAACG aggcGGTACGAGCGTGGAGATGAAGCCGGAGCTGCAGAGAGTTCTGGAGTCGAGGAAAAGAGATCAGCTGATcaaacagaggaaacaggaagaggaAGCTCGCAGGAAGATTTCTCCTCTGGAGGCCGAGCTGCAGAAGAGACACCAGAAACTGGacgag atGGACAAAGAGCAGCAGAAACAGCGGGAGGAAAACCTGAAAGCTCCGGAGTTTGTCAAAGTGAAGAAGAACCTTCGCCGGACGTCGTTTCctaaagaggagaaggaggtgtAG